A single genomic interval of Campylobacter anatolicus harbors:
- the truD gene encoding tRNA pseudouridine(13) synthase TruD, with amino-acid sequence MQEITTFKPMYALTHTTINAYFSKNSDDFVVREIPLYEFSGEGEHLIVEIVKKDMTTQEALRALADFSGVKLREFGYAGLKDKQGMTTQFISLPRKFEANLSNFNHEKMKILNVTAHNNKLRIGHLKGNSFFIRLKKVLPSEAIKLSNVIETLDKIGYANYFGYQRFGKFGDNAQSGFELLQKGTLNGKRLNNPRMSEFLISAYQSDLFNRWLSKRVEISRFMQDFSVKELSEIYKFFSLDEIKSIKTQKQFYKLISGEVLGHYPHGKCFLCEDIDVELARFNARDITSCGLIVGAKAYKSIGTAKLIEDEIFSQAREFEDKMNCSRRFAWCYLESVKYKYIPENAHFTMEFTLQKGSYATVVLEEILHRDIFE; translated from the coding sequence ATGCAAGAAATCACCACTTTTAAGCCAATGTATGCACTCACTCATACAACTATAAATGCGTATTTTAGTAAGAATTCTGACGATTTTGTCGTGCGTGAGATACCGCTTTATGAGTTTAGTGGCGAGGGCGAACATCTTATTGTTGAGATAGTTAAAAAAGATATGACGACACAAGAAGCGTTACGAGCATTGGCGGATTTTAGTGGCGTAAAACTACGTGAGTTTGGCTATGCTGGGCTAAAAGATAAGCAAGGAATGACAACACAGTTTATCTCTTTACCACGTAAATTTGAAGCAAATTTATCAAATTTTAACCATGAAAAGATGAAGATCTTAAACGTAACAGCTCATAATAATAAGCTACGCATAGGACATTTAAAAGGTAATAGCTTTTTTATTCGTCTTAAAAAGGTATTACCAAGTGAAGCAATAAAGCTTTCAAATGTTATTGAAACACTTGATAAGATTGGCTACGCAAACTACTTTGGCTATCAAAGGTTTGGTAAATTCGGGGATAACGCACAAAGTGGGTTTGAGCTATTACAAAAAGGAACACTAAATGGCAAACGGCTAAACAACCCAAGAATGAGCGAGTTTCTTATATCGGCGTATCAAAGCGATCTTTTTAATCGTTGGCTTAGTAAACGTGTTGAAATTTCAAGGTTTATGCAGGATTTTAGCGTCAAAGAGTTAAGTGAAATTTATAAATTTTTTAGCCTTGATGAGATAAAAAGCATAAAGACTCAAAAGCAGTTTTATAAGCTAATTAGTGGCGAAGTTTTAGGGCATTATCCGCATGGAAAGTGCTTTTTATGTGAGGATATAGACGTTGAACTGGCTCGTTTTAATGCACGTGATATAACTAGTTGTGGTCTTATCGTGGGTGCAAAGGCATATAAAAGTATTGGCACAGCAAAGCTTATTGAAGACGAAATTTTTAGCCAAGCACGTGAGTTTGAGGATAAGATGAACTGTAGTAGGAGATTTGCGTGGTGCTATCTTGAGAGCGTAAAGTATAAGTATATCCCTGAAAATGCACATTTTACGATGGAATTTACATTGCAAAAAGGGTCGTATGCTACGGTTGTATTAGAAGAGATCTTGCATAGAGATATTTTTGAGTGA
- a CDS encoding thiamine-phosphate kinase — protein MNKESFLINLIKNKFIGDDGAVIGKWVYSSDIFAENSHFKRNWLGLKEIGYKAMIVNISDAIAMNADAKYALVALSLPRSINPRQIEQIYIGIDEACERFGVKIIGGDTISSDKISIAITIISHTKKPIFRSGARAGDLIAFTGDLGESLKNLKTLKNGGQIGTHSRFKRPILKDKFMQKAGHFINSAMDISDGLGVDMAKLVSASKLGVKFKKRLPKSTLNSGEEYELLFTFAPKNLQKMRRIAQKTRTKINIFAKAMKGKFKYYARNHHF, from the coding sequence ATGAATAAAGAGAGCTTTTTAATAAATCTAATCAAAAATAAATTTATCGGTGATGATGGTGCGGTGATTGGTAAGTGGGTTTATTCAAGTGATATTTTCGCTGAAAATTCGCACTTTAAGCGTAATTGGTTGGGACTAAAAGAGATAGGCTATAAGGCTATGATTGTAAATATATCAGACGCTATCGCAATGAATGCTGACGCAAAATACGCTCTTGTCGCACTTTCACTACCACGAAGCATAAATCCGAGGCAGATAGAGCAAATTTATATAGGGATAGACGAAGCGTGTGAGAGATTTGGTGTGAAAATCATCGGCGGCGATACAATTTCAAGTGATAAGATAAGCATTGCAATTACGATAATATCACATACAAAAAAGCCTATATTTCGTAGTGGAGCAAGAGCTGGAGATCTGATTGCTTTTACTGGAGACTTAGGTGAGAGTTTAAAAAATTTAAAAACTCTTAAAAATGGCGGTCAGATCGGCACTCACTCACGTTTTAAAAGACCTATTTTAAAAGATAAATTTATGCAAAAAGCAGGACATTTTATAAATTCAGCTATGGATATATCTGACGGACTTGGTGTGGATATGGCAAAGCTAGTAAGTGCTAGTAAGCTCGGCGTAAAATTTAAAAAAAGGCTACCAAAGAGTACTTTAAATAGTGGAGAAGAGTATGAATTGCTATTTACTTTTGCTCCCAAAAATCTACAAAAAATGAGACGAATAGCACAAAAAACACGCACGAAGATAAATATATTTGCAAAAGCAATGAAAGGAAAATTTAAATATTATGCAAGAAATCACCACTTTTAA